A genome region from Halocatena salina includes the following:
- a CDS encoding alcohol dehydrogenase catalytic domain-containing protein, protein MRATTLTDVGSVEVQERDRPTPNDDELLVQVGACGVCMTDYHMYHGSFAAETPLVLGHESAGTVAEVGTDVTSYESGDRVAINPTIPCNACTYCKRGETHLCEHNTSIGGAADNIIHGAFAEYVRVPQTNVETIGEMSFERAAIAEPLACCLHGVEQVDYKPGDSVAIIGAGPIGLLLLRVFRNVGAAPVVVSELDEERRNLAADFGADAVVNPQASDDPSAAIQVAAGGPVDVGVEAIGLAPTIEQANAVTGKGGSTLIFGVPDQEATIDVRPHDIFFGEVGYRGSYSLTTEDFERAVTLLEHRRIGAESLVTDRIGLEDLPTAFERMENADGLKHVVVPDSE, encoded by the coding sequence ATGCGCGCAACGACACTGACGGATGTCGGATCAGTCGAAGTACAAGAACGTGACCGACCGACCCCAAACGATGACGAGTTGCTAGTCCAAGTTGGCGCTTGCGGCGTCTGTATGACCGACTACCACATGTATCATGGTTCGTTCGCCGCGGAGACGCCGCTAGTGTTGGGTCATGAGAGTGCCGGAACCGTTGCCGAGGTCGGTACGGACGTTACGAGTTACGAATCGGGAGATCGGGTCGCGATCAACCCCACCATCCCCTGTAACGCTTGTACGTACTGCAAACGCGGCGAGACGCATCTCTGTGAGCACAACACGAGCATCGGCGGGGCCGCCGACAACATCATCCACGGTGCGTTCGCTGAGTACGTCCGGGTTCCTCAGACGAATGTCGAAACGATCGGTGAGATGTCGTTTGAGCGGGCTGCGATAGCCGAACCACTGGCTTGCTGTCTTCACGGTGTTGAGCAAGTCGATTATAAGCCGGGGGACAGTGTCGCCATCATCGGTGCTGGCCCGATCGGACTGCTCCTACTCCGAGTGTTCCGCAACGTCGGTGCCGCTCCGGTCGTCGTCTCGGAACTCGACGAGGAACGTCGGAACCTCGCAGCAGACTTCGGTGCAGACGCCGTCGTCAATCCCCAAGCCAGCGACGATCCGAGCGCAGCCATCCAAGTGGCTGCGGGCGGACCGGTCGACGTTGGCGTTGAGGCGATCGGGCTCGCTCCGACTATCGAACAGGCCAACGCGGTAACCGGAAAAGGCGGCTCGACGCTCATCTTCGGCGTCCCAGATCAAGAGGCGACGATAGATGTTCGTCCTCATGACATCTTCTTCGGTGAAGTTGGGTATCGTGGTTCGTACTCGCTGACGACCGAGGACTTTGAACGAGCCGTCACGCTGCTGGAACATAGACGGATTGGGGCAGAGTCGCTTGTAACCGACCGGATCGGTCTTGAGGACTTACCGACGGCGTTCGAGCGCATGGAGAACGCTGATGGATTGAAACACGTCGTCGTCCCCGATTCGGAGTGA
- a CDS encoding ABC transporter substrate-binding protein — protein MTIQRNRRDFIKTTSVGLLGGLAGCTRGGSSDDSGGAESGNPSLSLNEYENADIDWQQFEGSSINIGAVQHPWVSAIEPVVPVFEELTGVEVNWNVLPEQEYRTKRLTDVGTGAGEWDVFFVDQVVNQFREAGWIQPLDPYFADDSMYDEDWYAMDDLFEATRWQAHGGGYSDTWTGSPITVEVQTQFYRTDLYEEHGLEVAETFEEFRSNARTLHEKAPDVIGTTGRGQQGYGMNIYVLNTFIREHGAQLWDDYPDNSGLDSEGALSAAEWYVNLLQDYGPGGVASQTWSDVLSTMQSGRAGHIVSDANLFWPNLVDQETSDVAEDIGVAKVPAPVDGEFAPNAYAWQISISENASNPEGAFLFMLWASSEPTNTWIHLNSSAAFSVRQSVWENEEFRSRVGENFAQVTLESLQAAAPDPFDSYYPQWGQTYSEELQTAIGGNQDVKEAMTSAATVAEGITSE, from the coding sequence ATGACCATCCAACGGAACAGGCGTGACTTTATCAAAACAACGAGCGTTGGACTGCTCGGCGGGCTTGCTGGCTGTACGCGAGGGGGCAGCTCGGACGACAGTGGGGGGGCCGAATCGGGCAACCCGTCCCTCTCGCTCAACGAATACGAGAACGCCGATATCGACTGGCAGCAGTTCGAAGGTTCGAGTATCAACATCGGAGCAGTCCAGCATCCCTGGGTGAGCGCTATCGAGCCTGTGGTTCCCGTCTTCGAGGAGCTGACCGGCGTCGAAGTCAACTGGAACGTCCTGCCTGAACAGGAGTACCGGACCAAACGACTCACCGACGTCGGAACCGGTGCCGGTGAGTGGGACGTGTTCTTCGTCGATCAGGTCGTCAACCAGTTTCGCGAGGCCGGGTGGATCCAGCCGCTCGATCCGTACTTCGCCGACGACAGCATGTACGACGAGGACTGGTACGCGATGGACGACCTCTTCGAGGCCACGCGATGGCAGGCCCACGGAGGCGGCTATAGCGACACGTGGACCGGTAGTCCAATCACCGTCGAGGTTCAGACGCAGTTCTATCGGACGGATCTCTACGAGGAACACGGACTGGAGGTCGCCGAAACGTTCGAGGAATTCCGCTCCAACGCCCGGACACTTCACGAGAAAGCCCCCGACGTGATCGGTACCACCGGCCGCGGTCAGCAGGGCTATGGGATGAACATCTACGTCCTCAACACGTTCATTCGCGAGCACGGCGCCCAGTTGTGGGATGACTACCCCGATAACTCGGGACTGGACTCCGAGGGTGCTCTCTCCGCAGCCGAGTGGTACGTCAACCTCCTGCAGGATTACGGTCCGGGAGGAGTGGCCAGCCAGACGTGGTCGGACGTGCTTTCGACGATGCAGTCGGGTCGTGCTGGTCACATCGTCTCCGACGCGAACCTGTTTTGGCCCAACTTGGTCGATCAGGAGACATCAGATGTGGCCGAGGACATCGGCGTTGCGAAGGTCCCGGCACCGGTTGATGGCGAGTTCGCACCTAACGCTTACGCGTGGCAGATCTCTATCTCGGAGAACGCCAGCAACCCCGAAGGAGCGTTCCTGTTCATGCTGTGGGCATCCTCGGAACCGACCAACACCTGGATCCACCTCAACAGCAGTGCTGCGTTCTCGGTGCGCCAGTCAGTCTGGGAAAACGAGGAGTTTCGGTCCCGGGTCGGCGAGAACTTTGCGCAGGTTACGCTCGAATCTCTCCAGGCGGCTGCGCCGGATCCGTTCGACAGCTACTATCCCCAGTGGGGACAGACGTACTCCGAGGAGCTCCAGACGGCCATCGGCGGCAATCAGGATGTAAAAGAGGCGATGACCAGCGCCGCGACAGTGGCCGAGGGGATCACTAGTGAGTAA
- a CDS encoding carbohydrate ABC transporter permease translates to MSTPTQTTPPNGSGLSRFRELWNDYLPYWFMTPMVIVMLLITIFPGAYDLYLSLVKYNLANPATIGQFNGLTNFETAFTSGGAVNSFTLTILFVAGALALETSIGFVLAALVTGVRSSWMRTFYRIAFILPMAVAPVSLATITRIMLNTEIGVIPYLIGDFTPFTAPSFLSDVPLLTIILVDTWNWTPFMFIIFYAGMSSVPETLLEASRVDGAPLWRRYLHVIIPYMKPVLFVAILIRLIDLFRTFGLVFTLTHGGPGTATELVSINIFQTGFTFVDLGGAAAVAVVYLVGIVALCNVLIIKIGFEGVWD, encoded by the coding sequence ATGAGCACACCGACACAGACGACGCCCCCGAACGGATCGGGACTGTCCAGATTTCGGGAGCTGTGGAATGACTACCTCCCGTACTGGTTCATGACGCCGATGGTGATAGTGATGTTGCTGATCACCATCTTCCCGGGGGCGTATGACCTGTATCTCAGTTTGGTCAAATACAATCTCGCCAATCCAGCGACGATCGGGCAGTTCAACGGACTAACCAACTTCGAGACGGCTTTCACCAGCGGCGGTGCGGTCAACTCGTTCACCCTCACGATACTATTCGTCGCTGGCGCGCTGGCCCTGGAAACCAGTATCGGGTTCGTGCTTGCGGCACTCGTAACCGGTGTCAGATCCAGTTGGATGAGGACATTCTACCGGATTGCCTTCATCCTTCCTATGGCGGTCGCACCCGTGTCGCTCGCGACGATAACTCGGATCATGCTGAACACCGAGATCGGCGTCATTCCCTACTTGATCGGGGATTTCACGCCGTTTACGGCGCCAAGTTTTCTCAGTGACGTTCCGCTATTGACGATTATCCTCGTCGATACGTGGAACTGGACGCCGTTCATGTTCATTATCTTCTACGCCGGCATGTCATCGGTGCCCGAGACGCTACTGGAAGCGTCTCGTGTCGACGGTGCACCGTTGTGGCGACGCTACCTTCACGTCATCATTCCATACATGAAGCCGGTGTTGTTCGTTGCCATCCTCATCCGATTGATCGACCTGTTCCGTACGTTCGGTCTGGTTTTCACCCTCACGCACGGCGGTCCCGGTACGGCAACGGAACTGGTAAGCATCAATATCTTCCAGACAGGGTTCACGTTCGTTGACTTGGGTGGGGCAGCCGCAGTCGCCGTCGTGTACCTCGTCGGTATCGTTGCACTGTGTAACGTCCTCATCATCAAGATCGGGTTCGAGGGGGTGTGGGACTGA
- a CDS encoding carbohydrate ABC transporter permease: MASVDAPRKPERRLSKTGRERLVSVGRHAVLLIWSFVVLFPLYWIVSMSLKPPSEAITLPPDWIFLPTVYNYIQLFQQSSFIMAFANSVFMVSASVILVLIIGVPAAYVLSRWKVPKQRDVLVWILSSRMLPPVAVVFPFFVIFRRLNLFDTRIGMIFMYVTINLSLVVWVMKAFFDGIPETLEEAAHVDGATQFQAFWKIILPAAKPGIFSVAIISFIFAWIELLFSLVLTNDTAVTVTMQVYQFIGVRQIEWGMLAAATTATILPVLLLIIAVNKYLAAGLSFGVVIKE, encoded by the coding sequence ATGGCCAGCGTCGATGCGCCACGGAAGCCCGAACGCAGGCTCTCGAAAACCGGCCGCGAGCGTCTTGTCTCGGTCGGACGTCACGCCGTGTTGCTGATTTGGTCATTCGTGGTCCTCTTTCCCCTGTACTGGATCGTCTCAATGTCACTCAAACCGCCGAGCGAGGCGATCACGCTGCCGCCCGACTGGATCTTTCTGCCGACGGTGTACAACTACATCCAGCTGTTCCAGCAGTCGAGTTTCATCATGGCGTTTGCCAACAGCGTCTTCATGGTGAGCGCCTCGGTGATACTCGTCTTGATCATCGGCGTGCCCGCTGCGTACGTCCTCTCGCGATGGAAGGTGCCGAAACAGCGGGATGTACTCGTGTGGATCCTCTCTTCACGGATGCTCCCCCCGGTCGCCGTCGTTTTCCCGTTTTTCGTCATTTTCCGGAGGCTCAACCTCTTCGACACCCGAATCGGGATGATCTTCATGTACGTCACGATAAACCTCTCGCTGGTCGTATGGGTGATGAAGGCCTTTTTCGACGGCATCCCTGAGACCCTAGAAGAAGCAGCACACGTCGACGGTGCGACGCAGTTTCAGGCGTTCTGGAAGATCATCCTGCCGGCAGCCAAGCCCGGAATCTTCTCAGTGGCCATCATCAGCTTCATTTTCGCCTGGATCGAGCTGCTGTTCTCGCTCGTACTGACGAACGACACTGCCGTGACGGTGACGATGCAGGTTTACCAGTTCATCGGCGTGCGCCAGATCGAATGGGGTATGCTCGCGGCGGCCACGACCGCGACCATTCTTCCCGTTCTGTTGTTAATCATTGCAGTCAACAAGTATCTCGCCGCCGGACTCAGCTTCGGCGTGGTGATCAAAGAATGA
- a CDS encoding ABC transporter ATP-binding protein, with product MARIDIDDVTKRFGDGEDGIVAVDDISLYIDDGEFVVFVGPSGSGKSTLLRTVAGLEDQTEGDVVIGDTIVNELGPRARNIAMVFQNYALYPNMTVEENMAFGLKMSTDMLETEIEKRVHETAETMGIEKLLHSTPGEMSGGQQQRVALGRAIVRDPNVFLMDEPLSNLDAKLRTEMRTEINRLQNDLSVTTLYVTHDQTEAMTMGDRLVVLNHGELQQVGTPLECFYRPSNRFVAGFLGSPSMNFFEGHVEGGTLRVDGFDYDLTEEMQISVGDRNDLLLGARPEDIVLHDDASSAHEFEAIVDVVEPMGSISYVYLQAKSQDRDTMFIAETDGQRPINEGTSLYVEIPDDDVHLFDAATGETIHHRSLDSETEETMEQRFQTASTTTE from the coding sequence ATGGCACGAATCGACATCGACGACGTGACCAAACGGTTCGGCGACGGTGAAGACGGTATCGTTGCTGTCGACGACATTTCGCTGTACATCGACGACGGCGAATTCGTCGTCTTCGTCGGTCCTTCAGGGAGCGGAAAGTCAACGCTCCTGCGGACAGTCGCTGGACTGGAAGATCAGACCGAAGGCGACGTCGTAATCGGCGATACGATCGTCAACGAACTCGGTCCGCGTGCGCGGAATATCGCGATGGTGTTCCAGAACTACGCGCTGTACCCCAATATGACTGTTGAGGAGAATATGGCCTTTGGCCTCAAGATGTCGACGGACATGTTAGAAACAGAGATAGAAAAGCGCGTCCACGAAACGGCAGAGACGATGGGCATCGAGAAGTTACTACACAGCACGCCCGGGGAGATGTCCGGCGGCCAGCAACAGCGAGTCGCCCTAGGCCGGGCGATCGTCCGTGATCCCAATGTCTTCCTCATGGACGAGCCACTCAGCAACCTCGACGCAAAACTCCGGACGGAGATGCGCACCGAAATCAATCGGCTCCAGAACGACCTTAGCGTAACGACGCTGTATGTCACACATGACCAGACCGAGGCGATGACGATGGGCGACCGGTTGGTCGTTCTCAACCACGGCGAACTTCAACAGGTCGGGACGCCATTGGAGTGTTTCTACCGGCCATCGAACCGGTTCGTCGCCGGTTTCCTCGGCTCACCGTCGATGAATTTCTTCGAAGGACACGTCGAGGGTGGAACGCTCCGTGTGGACGGTTTCGACTACGATCTCACTGAGGAGATGCAGATTTCGGTCGGTGACCGGAACGACCTCCTCCTCGGGGCTCGACCCGAGGATATCGTTCTCCACGACGACGCGTCGTCGGCCCACGAATTTGAGGCGATCGTCGACGTGGTCGAACCCATGGGGAGTATCTCTTATGTCTACCTACAAGCCAAGTCACAGGACCGCGATACGATGTTCATCGCTGAGACGGACGGACAGCGGCCCATAAACGAGGGAACGTCTCTCTACGTAGAGATACCGGACGATGACGTGCACTTGTTCGATGCTGCTACTGGCGAGACGATCCACCACCGATCGCTCGATTCGGAAACGGAGGAGACGATGGAACAGCGGTTCCAGACTGCCAGTACGACCACGGAGTGA
- a CDS encoding class II aldolase/adducin family protein: MAENDIEHYETRRAIAEYGRNLLEDDLTTGTGGNLSVRLDEDHVAISPSGIPYAEVAPEDVLVVRTDGTVINGDHDPSTELPMHLAIYQKRDDVGSVVHTHSPYATTFASLGEAIPASHYLISFTGSEVPVAEYRTHATEELGEAAVDALGESFNATLLRNHGVLTADDSLKDAYTVALMVEYCARIHYQARAIGEPEILPDEEVDRLSSKLDSYGQ, translated from the coding sequence ATGGCAGAAAACGACATTGAACACTACGAGACGAGACGAGCCATCGCAGAGTATGGTCGTAATCTCTTGGAAGACGATCTCACGACCGGTACGGGAGGCAACTTGAGTGTCCGTCTTGACGAAGATCACGTTGCAATCAGCCCGTCGGGAATCCCATACGCAGAGGTCGCTCCAGAGGATGTACTGGTCGTGCGAACGGACGGGACTGTCATCAACGGGGATCACGACCCGTCGACGGAGCTTCCGATGCATTTGGCTATCTACCAGAAGCGAGACGACGTCGGCAGCGTGGTCCACACTCACTCGCCGTACGCGACGACGTTCGCGTCGCTCGGCGAGGCGATACCGGCCTCACATTACCTCATTTCGTTCACTGGATCCGAAGTACCCGTGGCGGAGTACCGCACCCACGCGACTGAAGAGCTAGGTGAGGCGGCCGTCGACGCCCTTGGGGAGTCGTTCAACGCGACGCTGCTTCGCAACCATGGAGTCTTGACTGCCGACGACTCACTCAAGGATGCCTACACCGTCGCGCTGATGGTAGAGTACTGTGCCCGCATCCACTACCAAGCGCGTGCGATCGGCGAGCCGGAGATCCTTCCAGACGAAGAGGTCGACCGGCTGAGCAGCAAACTCGACAGCTATGGGCAGTAA
- a CDS encoding rhamnulokinase: MNHVAIDLGASSGTVFLGKITASSFTVKEVYRFDNRPVERDGRYVWDLDEIVDHIGVGIEAATDHTDGIDTVGIDTWGLDFGLLADGEPLRDPISYRDPQSTATRKELLETVGKRRLFEASGITHWNTPNTLWQLHTIAQRTPDLLERADRLLMMPQLLSVLLGGRPVGEVTIASTTQMVDPDDRDWATDLLAELSLPTDLLSSLAEPGESLGAVDERFAPDPEAPPELLTPASHDTAAAVAGLPLSDDAAFLNTGSWFIIGLERNEPVRTDVAFEHSLSNELGPNGTVRLLKNVNGFFLLEECRTAWREADEPTAYDQLLSAAQQAPPRKALIDPDATAFSIEGSMPDQIRAYCRRTDQRVPTVQGGVVRCLLDSLVTKTALVLDRLATAVGETPNRVVLGGGGARNDLFCQLLADAIDRPVMTGPVEASAIGNLLTQAVAVDTFPNLEAGRRSLEASFQMTTYEPTGTGDWDCMKERMRELSVN; this comes from the coding sequence ATGAACCATGTCGCCATCGATCTTGGAGCCAGCAGCGGAACCGTGTTTCTCGGGAAGATCACCGCCTCGTCGTTCACTGTCAAGGAGGTCTACCGATTCGATAACCGCCCTGTCGAGCGCGACGGACGGTACGTCTGGGACCTCGACGAAATCGTCGACCACATTGGGGTCGGTATCGAAGCCGCCACAGACCATACTGACGGCATCGATACAGTAGGGATCGACACGTGGGGATTGGATTTTGGACTCCTGGCTGATGGGGAGCCCTTGCGCGATCCGATCTCGTATCGAGATCCCCAGTCGACGGCAACCCGTAAGGAACTGCTTGAGACCGTCGGGAAGCGACGACTGTTCGAGGCCAGCGGCATCACCCACTGGAACACACCCAACACGTTGTGGCAGCTCCATACCATCGCCCAGCGAACACCCGATCTCCTGGAACGCGCTGATAGGCTGCTCATGATGCCACAGCTACTCTCCGTGCTGTTAGGCGGTCGGCCGGTCGGCGAAGTGACGATCGCCTCGACGACACAGATGGTCGATCCGGACGATCGTGATTGGGCGACGGATCTACTGGCAGAGCTCTCACTGCCAACCGACCTGCTCTCGTCGCTGGCTGAACCCGGCGAGTCGTTGGGAGCAGTCGACGAGCGATTCGCGCCGGATCCAGAGGCACCACCAGAGCTTCTCACACCGGCGAGCCACGACACCGCAGCGGCCGTCGCCGGACTCCCGCTGTCCGACGACGCGGCGTTTCTTAATACGGGCTCGTGGTTCATCATCGGTCTCGAACGCAACGAGCCGGTTCGGACGGACGTCGCGTTCGAGCATTCGTTATCGAACGAACTCGGGCCGAACGGTACCGTTCGGCTGCTGAAGAACGTCAACGGGTTCTTTCTGCTGGAGGAGTGCCGAACGGCGTGGCGCGAGGCCGACGAACCGACGGCGTACGACCAGCTTCTGTCGGCAGCCCAGCAAGCACCACCGCGGAAGGCGCTCATCGATCCGGACGCCACGGCCTTCTCGATCGAAGGATCGATGCCGGATCAGATCAGAGCGTACTGTCGACGGACGGATCAACGGGTCCCGACCGTTCAAGGAGGCGTCGTCCGCTGTCTACTGGATAGTCTCGTGACCAAAACAGCACTGGTACTGGATCGACTGGCCACAGCCGTCGGCGAGACGCCGAACCGAGTCGTCCTCGGGGGTGGTGGCGCCCGCAACGATCTGTTCTGCCAGCTCCTAGCCGACGCCATCGACCGACCAGTGATGACCGGTCCAGTGGAGGCGAGCGCCATCGGCAACCTCCTGACCCAGGCCGTCGCGGTCGACACCTTCCCCAATCTCGAAGCCGGTCGTCGATCACTCGAAGCGTCGTTTCAGATGACGACCTACGAACCCACCGGTACTGGCGATTGGGACTGTATGAAAGAACGGATGCGAGAGCTCTCAGTGAACTGA
- a CDS encoding SDR family NAD(P)-dependent oxidoreductase, whose translation MSVLERFSLEGETAIVTGGAQGLGKEMATGLAEMGADVAIADMNASKASETADALDGEAEAIAVEVDVTDEPSVEAMVEHVTDRLGPVDVLVNNAGIVENSPAEETSLDSWQRVLAVNLDGVFLCAKHVGKQMLERRGGRIINVSSMSGFDVNVPQKQASYNTTKAGVSMLTSSLAVEWADRGVRVNAIAPGYMRTELVDEVLEENPEMEKSWLQNTPIGRLGRPDELRELVVYLASEASSYMTGSTVVMDGGYTSR comes from the coding sequence ATGAGCGTACTGGAGCGTTTTTCCCTCGAAGGAGAGACAGCCATCGTAACCGGTGGGGCACAAGGTCTTGGAAAGGAAATGGCGACAGGCCTCGCCGAGATGGGGGCCGACGTAGCCATCGCCGATATGAACGCGTCGAAAGCGTCGGAAACGGCGGACGCCCTCGATGGCGAAGCCGAAGCGATCGCCGTCGAAGTCGACGTGACTGACGAACCATCGGTCGAGGCGATGGTCGAACACGTGACCGACCGATTGGGACCGGTCGACGTGCTCGTTAATAACGCTGGTATCGTCGAGAACTCGCCGGCCGAGGAGACGTCACTCGACTCTTGGCAGCGAGTCCTTGCAGTTAATCTCGACGGTGTCTTTCTCTGTGCTAAACATGTGGGTAAACAGATGTTAGAACGAAGAGGGGGACGTATCATCAACGTCTCGTCGATGTCCGGTTTCGACGTCAACGTCCCACAGAAACAGGCTAGTTACAACACGACGAAAGCCGGCGTCTCGATGCTCACGAGTTCGCTAGCCGTCGAGTGGGCCGACCGCGGCGTCCGGGTCAATGCTATCGCGCCGGGCTACATGCGGACGGAACTCGTCGATGAAGTGCTTGAGGAGAATCCCGAAATGGAAAAGAGTTGGCTCCAGAACACGCCGATCGGCCGGCTTGGTAGACCGGACGAACTGCGGGAACTAGTCGTCTATCTCGCCTCGGAGGCGTCCTCCTATATGACTGGCTCAACGGTCGTGATGGACGGCGGATACACGTCCCGGTAG
- the dgoD gene encoding galactonate dehydratase: MQITNYELFAVPPRWLLLKLETDEGIGGWGEPIVQGRLETVRTAVSELIEGYLLGTDPLRTEYHWRKLYQSGYFRGGPILMSALAGIDHALWDIKGRWYDAPVYELLGGHVRDRMLVYQWLASGVPDAIAESARKDYERGYRAFKLNCVQEFRPIETAAAVDRAVERVAAVRDAIGNEAFLGIDFHGRVSKPMASELVRRFEPYDLMFIDQPLLPEHADGFDTINDWTTTPIATGERFSSRYEYKQLFVDDAVSVIQPDVTHVGGISELRKIASMAESFDVAVIPHCPLGPIAFAASVQVGFCSQNVVMQEQDLGLHNPDSSQQLALLEDPETFTFDDGYVERPTGPGLGIQIDESHVRELAQTEVNWHNPVWHHEDGSVAEW, translated from the coding sequence ATGCAAATCACAAACTACGAACTGTTCGCTGTGCCTCCGCGGTGGTTGCTACTCAAGCTAGAGACCGATGAGGGAATCGGTGGGTGGGGAGAGCCGATCGTTCAGGGACGACTCGAAACGGTTCGAACGGCAGTCTCCGAACTGATTGAGGGGTATCTTCTGGGAACGGACCCACTTCGAACGGAGTACCACTGGCGAAAGCTCTACCAGAGCGGCTACTTCCGGGGGGGACCGATACTGATGAGCGCACTGGCGGGAATCGATCACGCTCTCTGGGATATCAAAGGACGATGGTACGACGCACCGGTCTACGAACTGCTGGGCGGTCACGTCCGCGACCGAATGCTCGTCTATCAGTGGCTTGCAAGCGGGGTACCGGACGCTATCGCCGAATCCGCTCGAAAGGACTATGAGCGAGGGTACCGCGCCTTCAAACTCAACTGCGTTCAAGAGTTCCGGCCAATAGAGACGGCCGCTGCTGTCGATCGTGCTGTCGAACGGGTAGCTGCAGTTCGGGACGCTATCGGCAACGAGGCGTTTCTCGGCATCGACTTTCATGGCCGCGTTTCGAAACCGATGGCCAGTGAGCTCGTGCGACGGTTCGAACCGTATGATCTGATGTTCATCGACCAGCCCCTTCTCCCCGAACACGCTGATGGGTTCGACACCATCAACGACTGGACGACTACCCCCATCGCCACTGGTGAGCGGTTCTCCTCCCGATACGAGTACAAGCAGCTGTTCGTCGACGACGCTGTCTCCGTTATCCAGCCCGATGTTACTCACGTCGGCGGCATCAGCGAACTTCGAAAGATCGCTTCAATGGCCGAATCATTCGACGTGGCCGTTATCCCACACTGTCCCCTCGGACCGATCGCCTTTGCCGCTAGCGTACAGGTCGGATTCTGTTCGCAGAACGTCGTCATGCAAGAGCAAGACCTCGGCCTACATAACCCTGATTCGAGCCAGCAGTTGGCACTGCTTGAGGATCCCGAGACGTTCACGTTCGACGACGGCTACGTCGAACGGCCGACCGGCCCCGGGCTCGGTATCCAGATCGATGAGAGCCACGTCCGCGAACTGGCCCAAACAGAGGTCAATTGGCACAACCCAGTCTGGCACCACGAGGACGGCAGCGTTGCCGAGTGGTGA
- a CDS encoding NAD(P)-dependent alcohol dehydrogenase, with the protein MRTAVLVEPTEFQLQDRERPEPGPDDVLVAIRDVGICGSDIHYYEHGRIGDYVVDEPLVLGHESAGEVVETGENVTGITPGNRVTLEPGVPCRRCPHCKRGDYHLCEDVVFMATPPHDGSFVEYVTWPADFAYELPETVSSIEGALCEPLSVGIHACRRGDVGAGDTVLVTGGGPIGLMIVEAARAAGATNVIVTDVVPGKLGFARERGVDLAVNVTETDLEAAINEYTDGLGADVVIEASGAPPSIRSTLDVVRRGGTVVLVGLASEATVPIDVLELIDNEIDVHGSFRYKNTYDVAIDLLTDGAVDVEGIVDFQLPLDAIDDAFQRAIDPDVVKGMITIGK; encoded by the coding sequence ATGCGAACCGCCGTGCTAGTCGAACCCACTGAATTCCAACTGCAGGACCGTGAACGTCCCGAGCCCGGGCCAGACGATGTACTCGTAGCAATTCGTGACGTTGGAATCTGTGGCTCGGATATCCATTACTATGAACACGGTCGTATCGGGGATTACGTCGTTGACGAACCCCTCGTCCTCGGTCACGAGAGTGCCGGCGAGGTCGTCGAAACCGGCGAGAACGTTACTGGGATCACACCCGGTAACCGAGTCACACTGGAACCGGGCGTTCCATGTCGACGCTGTCCACACTGCAAGCGGGGTGACTATCACCTCTGTGAAGACGTGGTGTTCATGGCGACGCCGCCACATGACGGTTCCTTCGTCGAATACGTTACTTGGCCCGCCGACTTCGCCTACGAACTTCCCGAGACCGTCTCCAGTATCGAAGGTGCACTGTGTGAACCGCTTTCAGTCGGCATTCACGCCTGTCGGCGTGGTGACGTCGGAGCCGGCGATACCGTCCTGGTCACCGGCGGAGGTCCGATCGGGCTGATGATCGTTGAGGCCGCTCGTGCAGCGGGGGCGACGAACGTGATCGTCACCGATGTCGTTCCAGGGAAACTCGGGTTCGCTCGTGAACGTGGCGTTGATCTGGCGGTGAACGTTACTGAAACCGATCTAGAAGCAGCTATCAACGAGTATACGGACGGCTTGGGAGCCGACGTAGTGATCGAGGCCTCTGGGGCCCCACCGTCTATTCGGTCGACCCTAGACGTGGTTCGGCGTGGTGGAACGGTGGTTCTCGTCGGACTTGCCAGCGAAGCGACCGTACCTATCGACGTGCTAGAGCTCATCGACAACGAGATTGACGTGCACGGCTCATTCCGCTACAAGAACACCTACGACGTTGCGATCGATCTCCTGACCGACGGTGCCGTCGATGTCGAAGGAATTGTCGACTTTCAGTTACCTCTCGATGCGATCGACGATGCCTTCCAACGGGCAATCGATCCCGACGTCGTCAAAGGGATGATCACTATCGGTAAGTGA